The proteins below come from a single Aegilops tauschii subsp. strangulata cultivar AL8/78 chromosome 6, Aet v6.0, whole genome shotgun sequence genomic window:
- the LOC109764580 gene encoding vesicle-associated protein 1-3, whose product MSNTLLRIYPSELKMPFELRKSNTGCIELVNKTDQRVAFKVKTTNPKKYAVRPTSGIVPPGGSCGITITMQAPKEIPQDYQCKDKFLIQSVIVQEGITHKDIVPEMFGRAPGRVVEEFKLRVIYIPANPPSPVPEGDEEEIADMEVDHEVFRQSMIDAASRQEYASGPQASHDKDASTVKPEVVKYVAENKKLQQELEQLSERRQSLGGFSRTFVLLVFLLSVLVGYWMTGRKV is encoded by the exons ATGAGTAATACGCTGCTCCGAATCTACCCTTCCGAGCTCAAGATGCCAT TTGAGCTCAGGAAGTCGAATACAGGATGCATCGAGCTCGTCAACAAGACCGATCAGCGTGTAGCTTTCAAG GTAAAAACAACGAACCCAAAAAAGTACGCAGTGCGGCCTACCTCCGGCATCGTGCCGCCAGGGGGATCCTGCGGTATCACAA TTACGATGCAGGCACCCAAGGAGATCCCCCAGGATTACCAATGCAAGGACAAGTTCCTCATTCAAAGCGTCATAGTGCAGGAAGGGATAACGCATAAGGACATTGTCCCTGAGATG TTCGGCAGAGCGCCTGGCAGGGTGGTGGAGGAGTTCAAGCTGCGGGTGATCTACATCCCTGCAAATCCCCCCTCACCGGTGCCTGAGGGAGACGAGGAAGAGATTGCAGATATGGAGGTCGACCATGAAGTGTTTAGACAATCCATGATCGATGCT GCATCTAGGCAAGAATATGCATCTGGACCACAAGCTTCACATGACAAG GACGCCTCTACGGTTAAGCCAGAAGTTGTTAAATATGTAGCTGAAAACAAGAAGCTTCAACAAGAGCTG GAACAGCTTAGCGAGAGAAGGCAGTCTCTTGGGGGTTTCTCACGTACGTTTGTGCTCCTCGTCTTCCTGTTATCTGTTCTTGTTGGATACTGGATGACAGGTCGGAAGGTTTAG
- the LOC109764587 gene encoding probable lipid phosphate phosphatase beta has translation MASASASPPANARAPQALSKSTLLGGVGDLDAAVSIRLHALFLPVPRLFLKAFEVAGDGRIWLPVPISLLLISTTTSSVVSPLLAGLVVGLVLDLAFVGLAKLIVRRPRPAYNAADMYVAVAVDHWSFPSGHSSRAFLVAAFLADGGLPLPREVLFLWAAATSASRVLLGRHYILDVVAGAWLGVLEAWLSNLILRFLCSRSSFLVC, from the coding sequence ATGGCTTCCGCATCCGCCTCGCCACCGGCGAACGCTCGCGCACCGCAGGCGCTGTCCAAGTCCACTCTCCTGGGCGGCGTTGGGGATCTGGACGCGGCCGTGTCCATTCGCCTCCACGCCCTCTTCCTCCCGGTGCCCCGCCTCTTCCTCAAGGCCTTCGAGGTCGCCGGCGACGGGCGCATCTGGCTCCCCGTCCCCATCTCCCTGCTGCTGATCTCCACCACCACCTCGTCCGTGGTCTCCCCTCTCCTCGCCGGCCTCGTCGTGGGCCTGGTGCTCGACCTCGCCTTCGTCGGCCTCGCCAAGCTCATcgtccgccgcccgcgcccggcATACAACGCCGCGGACATGTACGTCGCTGTCGCCGTTGACCACTGGTCCTTCCCCAGCGGCCACTCCTCGCGCGCCTTCCTCGTCGCCGCCTTCCTCGCGGACGGgggcctccctctccctcgcgaGGTGCTGTTCCTCTGGGCGGCCGCGACTTCGGCGTCAAGGGTGCTTCTGGGCCGGCACTACATTCTCGATGTGGTCGCCGGGGCTTGGCTCGGCGTGCTGGAGGCCTGGCTCAGCAACTTGATCTTGAGATTCTTGTGCAGCCGCAGCAGCTTTCTTGTGTGCTAG